A DNA window from Paraburkholderia sp. IMGN_8 contains the following coding sequences:
- a CDS encoding alpha/beta hydrolase gives MLEPAIAAFIERTASIYPANTALLPPHEQRAIYDSYAAAFTPPLPPDVSTEGAVFKARAGHPIKLRVYRNMRSAGNTASTRSSGTVLYFHGGGFVVGSLDSHQLVTARLAADTGLDVIAVDYRLAPEHRAPDAHDDCLEVTLAALEHRLPFASLQNQDGPLQLAGDSAGGNLAASVAMRLRDCGIQGVEGLALIYPMLGIEPQLPARESEARAPMLTLADVHAFRDLYWGKLTDVACAIPRPAWTVPLDANRFDGLPPTLAIGAEHDPLRDDARVFAERISAAGGQAEWWIGTGLVHGCWRALGSSPGVQSMHGAVCRFLSAHSNA, from the coding sequence ATGCTTGAGCCGGCCATCGCCGCGTTCATCGAACGGACTGCTTCGATCTATCCGGCGAATACCGCGCTATTGCCGCCACATGAGCAGCGCGCGATTTACGATAGCTATGCGGCAGCGTTCACGCCGCCGTTGCCGCCGGATGTGAGCACCGAAGGCGCCGTGTTCAAAGCGCGCGCGGGGCATCCGATCAAGCTGCGTGTTTATCGGAATATGAGGAGCGCGGGGAACACGGCAAGCACACGCAGCAGCGGCACCGTTTTGTACTTCCACGGTGGTGGCTTCGTCGTTGGATCGTTGGACAGTCATCAGCTCGTCACCGCGCGTCTCGCAGCGGATACCGGTCTCGACGTGATCGCGGTCGATTACCGTCTCGCTCCTGAGCACCGCGCGCCTGACGCGCACGACGATTGTCTGGAAGTCACGCTCGCCGCACTTGAACACCGTTTGCCTTTCGCATCGCTACAGAATCAGGATGGCCCGCTGCAACTCGCGGGCGATAGCGCCGGCGGCAATCTCGCCGCCAGCGTCGCGATGCGCTTGCGCGACTGCGGTATTCAGGGCGTAGAAGGGCTCGCACTGATCTATCCGATGCTCGGCATCGAGCCACAACTGCCCGCGCGCGAGAGCGAAGCGCGCGCGCCGATGCTCACGCTCGCCGACGTCCACGCGTTTCGCGATCTCTACTGGGGCAAGCTAACGGACGTCGCCTGCGCCATACCGCGGCCGGCATGGACCGTCCCACTCGACGCAAACCGCTTCGACGGTCTGCCGCCGACGCTCGCAATCGGCGCCGAGCACGATCCGTTGCGCGACGATGCGCGCGTCTTCGCCGAGCGCATCAGCGCGGCAGGCGGCCAGGCCGAGTGGTGGATCGGCACCGGACTCGTGCATGGCTGCTGGCGCGCGCTTGGATCGAGCCCCGGTGTGCAATCGATGCACGGCGCGGTGTGCCGCTTCCTGTCCGCGCATTCGAACGCGTAG
- a CDS encoding thioesterase family protein → MPTSLTLPSYRDTVRAEWVDYNGHLRDAFYMLIFSFATDLLIDQIGLPDAVRKARSRSIYTLEAHINYLHEIKEGAQVRVDMRVLAHDAKRLHLYLEMFADDGAEPVAAGEQMLLHVDTSGPRAAPFDPDVEARVRALADAHASLPPASFAGRAIGLPVKTPKGEGRHA, encoded by the coding sequence ATGCCGACCAGCCTCACGTTGCCCAGTTACCGCGATACAGTGCGCGCCGAATGGGTTGACTACAACGGCCACCTGCGCGACGCGTTCTACATGCTGATCTTCAGCTTCGCCACGGACTTGCTGATCGATCAGATCGGCTTGCCCGACGCCGTGCGCAAAGCGCGCAGCCGCTCGATCTATACGCTCGAAGCACATATCAACTATCTGCACGAGATCAAGGAGGGCGCGCAGGTCCGCGTCGACATGCGAGTGCTCGCGCACGATGCGAAGCGCTTGCACCTGTACCTCGAAATGTTCGCCGACGACGGCGCCGAACCCGTAGCCGCCGGCGAGCAGATGCTGCTGCATGTGGATACGAGCGGACCGCGTGCGGCGCCGTTCGACCCGGACGTCGAAGCGCGCGTGCGGGCGTTGGCCGACGCGCATGCCTCGCTGCCCCCGGCCAGCTTCGCGGGCCGCGCGATCGGCTTGCCGGTCAAAACGCCGAAGGGCGAGGGCAGGCATGCTTGA
- a CDS encoding L-carnitine dehydrogenase, translating to MAVIVDIKTFAAIGAGVIGSGWVARALAHGLDVLAWDPAPGAEKQLRENVANAWPALERVGLAKGASQARLHFVSTIEACVAQADFIQESAPEREELKLALHEQISRAAKPDAIIASSTSGLLPSDFYARAVNPQRCIVGHPFNPVYLLPLVEVLGGERTAPETIDAALHIYRSLSMRPLRVRKEVPGFIADRLLEALWREALHLVNEGVASTGEIDDAIRFGAGIRWSFMGTFLTYTLAGGDAGMRHFMQQFGPALALPWTKLVAPTLTDELIDRVVDGTAEQVGPRSIKQLERYRDDCITSVLTAISEAKARHGLHPDE from the coding sequence ATGGCAGTAATCGTCGATATCAAAACATTCGCAGCGATCGGGGCGGGCGTGATCGGCAGCGGCTGGGTGGCGCGCGCGCTCGCGCATGGTCTTGATGTGCTCGCCTGGGACCCGGCGCCCGGCGCGGAGAAGCAATTGCGCGAGAACGTCGCGAATGCGTGGCCGGCGCTCGAACGTGTGGGACTTGCAAAGGGTGCCTCGCAAGCGCGCCTGCATTTCGTCAGCACGATCGAAGCGTGTGTCGCCCAGGCGGATTTCATTCAGGAGAGCGCGCCGGAACGCGAAGAATTGAAGCTCGCGTTGCACGAGCAGATCAGCCGCGCGGCGAAGCCCGATGCCATCATTGCGTCGTCGACCTCCGGGTTGTTGCCGAGCGATTTCTACGCGCGCGCTGTCAATCCGCAGCGCTGCATCGTCGGGCATCCGTTCAATCCGGTGTATCTGCTGCCGCTGGTCGAAGTGCTCGGCGGCGAGCGCACCGCGCCGGAAACGATCGACGCCGCGCTGCACATCTATCGTTCGCTTTCGATGCGGCCGCTGCGGGTGCGCAAGGAAGTGCCCGGCTTTATCGCCGACCGTCTGCTCGAAGCGTTGTGGCGCGAGGCCTTGCATCTCGTCAATGAAGGCGTGGCGAGCACCGGCGAAATCGACGACGCGATCCGCTTCGGCGCGGGCATCCGCTGGTCGTTCATGGGCACGTTCCTGACGTACACGCTGGCAGGCGGCGATGCCGGTATGCGCCACTTCATGCAGCAATTCGGCCCGGCATTGGCGTTGCCATGGACTAAACTGGTGGCGCCGACGCTCACCGATGAACTGATCGATCGCGTCGTGGACGGCACCGCCGAACAGGTCGGTCCGCGCTCGATCAAGCAACTCGAGCGTTATCGCGACGACTGCATCACGAGCGTGCTGACGGCGATCAGCGAAGCCAAAGCGCGCCACGGTTTGCATCCGGACGAGTAA
- a CDS encoding 3-keto-5-aminohexanoate cleavage protein, producing MNHEVIVTCAVTGAGDTVGKHPAIPVTPKQIAEAAIEAAKAGATVAHCHVRDPKTGRGSRDPNLYREVVDRIRSSGTDVIINLTAGMGGDLEIGPGEEPMRFGANTDLVGGLTRLAHVEELLPEICTLDCGTLNFGDGDYIYVSTPAQLRAGAKRIQELGVKPELEIFDTGHLWFAKQLLKEGLLDAPPLFQICLGIPWGAPADTTTMKAMADNLPPGAQWAGFGIGRMQMPMVAQAMLLGGHVRVGLEDNIWLDKGVHATNGTLVQRAVEIIERLGARALTPAEGRRKLGLPARGERQLERRAAEQYA from the coding sequence ATGAATCATGAAGTCATCGTGACCTGCGCGGTTACCGGCGCAGGCGATACGGTCGGCAAGCACCCGGCCATTCCCGTCACGCCGAAGCAGATCGCAGAAGCCGCGATTGAAGCGGCCAAAGCCGGCGCCACGGTCGCCCATTGCCACGTACGCGACCCGAAGACCGGGCGCGGCAGCCGCGATCCGAACTTGTACCGCGAAGTGGTCGACCGGATCCGCTCGTCGGGCACCGACGTGATCATCAATCTCACCGCCGGCATGGGCGGCGACCTGGAGATCGGTCCCGGCGAAGAGCCGATGCGCTTCGGCGCCAACACGGATCTGGTGGGCGGTTTGACGCGGCTTGCACATGTCGAGGAACTGCTGCCGGAAATCTGCACGCTCGATTGCGGCACGCTCAATTTCGGCGACGGCGACTACATCTATGTATCCACACCCGCGCAATTGCGCGCCGGCGCGAAGCGGATTCAGGAACTCGGCGTGAAGCCGGAGCTGGAAATCTTCGACACGGGACACCTGTGGTTCGCCAAGCAGCTTCTCAAGGAAGGACTGCTCGATGCGCCGCCGCTGTTTCAGATTTGCTTGGGCATTCCGTGGGGCGCGCCCGCCGACACGACGACGATGAAGGCGATGGCCGACAACCTGCCGCCCGGCGCACAGTGGGCCGGCTTCGGTATCGGCCGCATGCAGATGCCGATGGTCGCGCAGGCGATGCTGCTCGGCGGCCACGTGCGTGTAGGCCTCGAAGACAACATCTGGCTAGACAAAGGCGTGCATGCGACGAACGGCACGCTGGTGCAGCGCGCGGTCGAGATCATCGAGCGGCTCGGCGCACGCGCACTGACACCCGCGGAAGGGCGCAGGAAACTCGGCTTGCCCGCACGTGGCGAGCGGCAGCTGGAACGCCGTGCGGCCGAACAGTACGCCTGA
- a CDS encoding choline ABC transporter substrate-binding protein produces MKLRVKVLLAHLARLACVAAAVTAVPAFAQDPATCRAVHFADIGWTDITSTTALASTVFEGLGYQPVTTVASVPISFAGLKSKQLDVSLGYWWPVQEKAIAPFVDSKSIQVLQPPNLTGAKATFAVPTYEYDAGLKTFADIAKHRAELDGKIYGIEPGSSANAAIQKMIANNQFGLGGFKLIESSEAGMLVSVDRAIREKKWVVFLGWEPHPMNIQIDMKYLTGSDGVFGPNDGEARVYTLTSPDFLTRCPNAGKLVSNLRFTTQLENVVMQSVMNKEKPAEAAKAYLKKNPQVLDAWLAGVKTYDGKDGLPAVKAYLGL; encoded by the coding sequence ATGAAGTTACGCGTCAAAGTCCTGCTTGCCCATCTTGCCCGCCTTGCTTGCGTGGCCGCCGCCGTCACTGCCGTGCCGGCGTTCGCGCAAGATCCGGCTACCTGCCGGGCCGTGCATTTTGCCGACATCGGCTGGACCGACATCACGTCGACTACGGCACTCGCGTCGACGGTCTTCGAAGGGCTCGGCTATCAGCCGGTCACCACCGTCGCTTCGGTACCGATCTCGTTCGCGGGCCTGAAGAGCAAACAACTCGACGTGTCGCTCGGCTACTGGTGGCCCGTGCAGGAAAAGGCCATCGCGCCGTTCGTCGACTCGAAATCCATTCAGGTCCTGCAACCGCCGAACCTGACCGGCGCCAAAGCGACCTTCGCCGTGCCGACCTATGAATACGATGCTGGGCTCAAGACGTTCGCCGACATCGCCAAACATCGCGCGGAACTCGACGGCAAGATCTATGGCATCGAGCCGGGCAGCAGCGCGAATGCGGCGATTCAGAAAATGATCGCCAACAATCAGTTCGGCCTCGGCGGTTTCAAGCTGATCGAGTCGAGTGAAGCCGGCATGCTGGTGTCGGTGGATCGCGCGATCCGCGAGAAGAAGTGGGTGGTGTTTCTCGGCTGGGAACCGCATCCGATGAACATCCAGATCGACATGAAATATCTGACCGGCAGCGACGGCGTGTTCGGCCCGAACGACGGCGAAGCACGCGTTTATACGCTGACGTCCCCCGACTTTCTGACGCGTTGCCCGAACGCGGGCAAGCTCGTGAGCAATCTGCGCTTTACGACGCAACTGGAAAACGTCGTGATGCAGTCGGTGATGAACAAGGAGAAACCCGCCGAGGCCGCCAAAGCGTATCTGAAGAAAAACCCGCAAGTGCTCGATGCATGGCTTGCCGGTGTGAAGACCTATGACGGCAAGGACGGCCTGCCCGCCGTGAAGGCGTATCTCGGTCTCTGA
- a CDS encoding GlxA family transcriptional regulator, with the protein MPEDISFLLLPGFSALGFMSAVEPLRVANRFRGDLYRWHILSLDGAPVAASNGISMNAEAAIGDVKAAQTLFVVAGFEPLACYTRALGDCLKRLDRAGATLGGIDTGSFILAEAGLFGGSDSLTVHWEALSAFRERYPALDASQELFEIGARRITCAGGTASIDMMLDLIGRKHGAALASAVSEQFVVSRIRQRSDHQRMEIAARYGVHNRKLIQVISVMEQHMEEPLAPDRLAQEIGVTRRQLERLFCASLKDSPTHFYLQLRLGRARELLQQTDMSITSICVACGFESPSHFSRTYRARFGTSPRSDRHAMGGGTPSGTAAHAPAPALSAS; encoded by the coding sequence ATGCCCGAAGATATTTCGTTCCTGCTGCTGCCGGGCTTTTCGGCGCTCGGCTTCATGTCGGCGGTCGAGCCTTTGCGGGTCGCGAACCGTTTTCGCGGCGATCTCTACCGCTGGCACATTCTGAGCCTCGACGGCGCGCCTGTGGCGGCCAGCAACGGCATTTCGATGAACGCGGAAGCCGCGATCGGCGATGTCAAAGCGGCGCAGACGCTCTTCGTCGTGGCGGGGTTCGAGCCGCTCGCCTGCTATACGCGCGCGCTGGGCGATTGCCTCAAGCGCCTCGACCGCGCAGGCGCGACGTTAGGCGGCATCGATACGGGCAGCTTTATTCTCGCGGAAGCCGGCCTCTTTGGCGGCTCGGACAGTTTGACCGTGCATTGGGAAGCGCTGTCGGCATTCCGTGAGCGTTACCCAGCGTTGGACGCGAGCCAGGAACTGTTCGAAATCGGCGCGCGGCGCATCACCTGCGCGGGCGGCACCGCGTCGATCGACATGATGCTCGATCTGATCGGCCGCAAGCACGGCGCGGCGCTGGCCTCAGCGGTGTCGGAGCAGTTTGTCGTGAGCCGGATCCGGCAACGCTCGGATCATCAACGGATGGAGATTGCCGCGCGCTACGGCGTGCACAACCGCAAGCTGATTCAGGTGATCAGCGTGATGGAGCAGCATATGGAAGAGCCGCTCGCGCCGGATCGGCTCGCGCAGGAAATCGGTGTGACACGGCGGCAACTGGAGCGGCTGTTCTGCGCGTCGCTGAAGGACTCGCCGACGCATTTCTACCTCCAGTTGCGGCTTGGCCGTGCGCGCGAGCTGCTGCAACAGACCGATATGTCGATCACGTCGATTTGCGTCGCCTGCGGATTCGAGTCGCCATCGCATTTCTCGCGGACTTATCGTGCGCGGTTCGGGACGAGTCCGAGAAGCGACCGGCATGCGATGGGGGGTGGCACGCCGTCAGGTACTGCGGCGCACGCGCCGGCTCCCGCATTATCGGCAAGCTGA
- a CDS encoding type II secretion system protein, translating to MLALLIALMLMSIALAGALDVWSLERQREQERQLLFVGDQYRLAILRYYRAGRVLPASIDDLLDDTRFPTHLHHLRHAYPDPATGKNDWVFMRQGDRFFGIYSSSTDAPIKLAGFPLRYEDFENQKTYGGWRFFYLPPAVRNNYTNNGALTAPPKPETTFNPMNSTLPSFNARSVGGLR from the coding sequence CTGCTGGCGCTCCTGATTGCATTGATGCTGATGTCGATTGCGCTGGCGGGCGCGCTCGACGTGTGGTCGTTGGAACGCCAGCGCGAACAGGAGAGACAACTGCTGTTCGTCGGCGACCAGTACCGGCTGGCGATTCTTCGTTACTACCGCGCAGGACGGGTGCTCCCCGCCTCGATCGACGATCTGCTCGACGACACGCGCTTCCCGACGCATCTGCATCATCTGCGCCACGCCTATCCGGATCCGGCCACGGGGAAGAACGACTGGGTCTTCATGCGACAGGGCGATCGCTTCTTCGGCATCTATAGCAGTTCTACCGATGCACCGATCAAGCTGGCGGGATTTCCGCTGCGTTATGAGGACTTCGAAAACCAGAAGACTTATGGCGGTTGGCGGTTCTTCTATTTGCCGCCCGCGGTGCGCAACAACTATACGAACAACGGTGCCTTGACCGCGCCCCCAAAACCGGAAACCACCTTCAACCCGATGAACAGCACGTTGCCCAGTTTCAACGCGCGTAGTGTGGGCGGCTTGCGGTGA
- a CDS encoding type II secretion system protein, translating to MKSVHARKASGFTLIELVVVMAIIGLLLTIALPRYMHSIDRGKEQVRQQNVAVMRDAIDKYYGDNGQYPDTLDELVTKHYLRAIPVDPVNGDDKWATIASPDENKTGVYDIAPASSPQGSAKDQAGAAQ from the coding sequence ATGAAATCCGTTCACGCGCGCAAGGCTAGCGGCTTCACGTTGATCGAACTGGTCGTCGTGATGGCGATCATCGGACTGCTGCTGACGATCGCCTTGCCCCGTTATATGCACAGCATCGACCGCGGCAAGGAACAGGTGCGTCAGCAGAACGTCGCGGTGATGCGCGACGCCATCGACAAGTACTACGGCGATAACGGCCAGTATCCGGACACGCTCGACGAACTGGTGACGAAGCACTATCTGCGTGCGATTCCGGTCGACCCTGTCAACGGCGATGACAAATGGGCGACGATTGCGTCGCCGGACGAAAACAAGACGGGCGTATACGACATCGCGCCGGCGAGCAGCCCGCAGGGGAGCGCCAAAGATCAGGCGGGAGCCGCGCAATGA
- a CDS encoding type II secretion system protein, with the protein MNVRLDAVRLRVRARAGQRGFTLIELVITLALVGILALAIMPFSELIVQRQKEQQLSAALREIRTALDAYKEASDTGLIEREADASGYPPSLTVMVTGVKNAKDPKGGLLMFLRRVPRDPFFTGDADIAAEDTWNVRAFGEPPNPGEGGEASVDNSRAGKDVFDVTSKTDRVGINGIPYKQW; encoded by the coding sequence ATGAATGTCCGGCTCGATGCGGTCCGCTTGCGCGTCCGGGCACGCGCCGGTCAGCGTGGCTTCACGCTGATCGAGCTGGTCATTACGCTGGCGCTCGTGGGCATTCTCGCGCTCGCGATCATGCCGTTCTCGGAGCTGATCGTGCAGCGTCAGAAAGAACAGCAACTGAGCGCGGCGCTGCGTGAGATTCGCACGGCACTGGACGCCTACAAGGAAGCGAGCGATACGGGTCTGATCGAAAGGGAGGCCGATGCCTCCGGCTATCCACCATCGCTCACCGTGATGGTGACCGGGGTGAAGAACGCAAAAGACCCGAAAGGCGGGCTGCTGATGTTTCTACGCCGCGTGCCGCGCGATCCGTTTTTCACGGGCGACGCGGATATCGCGGCGGAAGACACGTGGAACGTACGTGCCTTCGGCGAGCCGCCGAACCCGGGCGAGGGCGGTGAAGCGTCTGTCGACAATTCCCGGGCCGGCAAGGATGTTTTCGATGTGACGTCGAAAACCGATCGTGTCGGCATCAACGGCATTCCGTACAAACAGTGGTGA
- a CDS encoding type IV pilus secretin PilQ: MKAAYNRGGSRIGDGGSSIHLSPERLSRDDRPAFTWATRKRSALAIAVVLAFGGCVNPPTRQSEPNNAELQINYLRDRNHQVDALLDEADQLRKSYQFDAAVQKLYAASQIDPTSERGRKIGAALDQDRRDLATLQEADRMMQRGSYALAAERIHRVLAQNPTNTMALQMLKEIEDKRRQQRSAKEENVAASSIMRTPITLQFRDANVRMVFEALSRTSGLNVIFDRDVRADLKTTIFVTNASLQDTVDMILMQNQLDKKQLNANTLFIYPATPAKQLEYQELKVRTFQLSNVDAKQVQSLLKSLLKIKEVVVDERANTVTIRGTPDTVRVAEEMIAAQDLPEPEVMLEVQVMEVSHDRLTDLGIAWPNSFSVATPSTVDTWGALHHLPVNALNVSGLSATANFKLTDTDANLLASPRIRARNKEKARILIGDKVPVISSSSTPSTSGPSYAQMIQYLDVGIKLEVEPQVYRDGDVGIKLNLEVSNITKTISSSNSQTGLTSLAYQIGTRSASTSLRLRDGESQILGGLISDQDRTTADKVPGLGQLPVLGRLFSDHNGDHLKTEIVLQITPHIIRPQLSADADTQELWSGTDVNVHADQLRLDPVGAEGAPQLPAPAVRTPGNVGGGTTGAPREPHAGAAGSGTTAPPTGAFGQLPPAPRTTPPPVPYGGRFSPQATVPAAPAAPPAPVPVPGAGQSGAEAAPAGEANAAPAAAQAQAPAPAPAQAPAPPSAFPQSNVVMPPGDIPSDNPLRPIQNGY; this comes from the coding sequence ATGAAAGCCGCATACAACCGGGGTGGAAGCCGCATCGGAGACGGCGGCTCGTCGATACACCTGTCGCCCGAGAGACTGTCTCGCGACGATCGTCCCGCTTTCACCTGGGCTACAAGGAAGCGCTCGGCGCTGGCGATCGCGGTCGTGCTCGCCTTCGGCGGGTGCGTTAATCCGCCGACCCGGCAGAGCGAGCCGAACAACGCCGAACTGCAGATCAACTATCTGCGCGATCGCAATCATCAGGTCGATGCGCTGCTCGATGAAGCGGACCAGTTGCGCAAGAGCTATCAGTTCGATGCGGCCGTCCAGAAGCTCTACGCGGCGAGTCAGATCGATCCGACCAGCGAACGCGGACGCAAGATCGGCGCCGCGCTCGACCAGGATCGCCGCGATCTGGCGACCCTGCAGGAAGCGGACCGGATGATGCAGCGCGGTTCGTACGCGCTGGCAGCGGAACGCATACACCGTGTGCTCGCCCAGAACCCGACCAACACGATGGCGCTGCAGATGCTCAAGGAAATCGAAGATAAGCGCCGGCAGCAACGCTCGGCGAAGGAAGAGAATGTCGCCGCGTCTTCGATCATGCGCACGCCGATTACGCTGCAGTTTCGCGATGCGAATGTGCGCATGGTCTTCGAAGCGTTGTCGCGCACCTCGGGCCTGAATGTCATCTTCGATCGCGATGTCCGCGCCGACCTGAAGACGACGATTTTCGTCACGAACGCGTCGCTGCAGGACACGGTCGACATGATCCTGATGCAGAACCAGCTCGACAAGAAACAGCTCAACGCGAATACGCTCTTCATCTACCCGGCCACCCCCGCCAAGCAGCTCGAATATCAGGAGCTGAAAGTGCGCACGTTCCAGTTGTCGAACGTCGACGCCAAGCAGGTCCAGTCGCTGTTGAAGAGCCTGCTGAAGATCAAGGAAGTGGTCGTCGACGAGCGTGCGAACACCGTGACGATTCGTGGCACGCCGGACACGGTGCGGGTTGCCGAGGAAATGATCGCAGCGCAGGACCTGCCGGAGCCGGAAGTCATGCTCGAAGTGCAGGTGATGGAAGTGTCCCACGACCGGCTGACCGACCTCGGCATCGCGTGGCCGAATTCGTTCTCGGTGGCGACGCCGTCCACCGTGGATACGTGGGGCGCGTTGCACCACCTGCCTGTCAACGCATTGAATGTCAGCGGCCTGTCGGCGACGGCCAACTTCAAGCTCACCGATACCGACGCGAACCTGCTGGCGAGCCCGCGCATCCGCGCGCGTAACAAGGAAAAGGCGCGGATACTGATCGGCGATAAAGTGCCGGTGATTTCGAGTTCGAGCACACCGAGCACGAGCGGACCATCGTACGCGCAAATGATCCAGTACCTCGACGTCGGCATCAAACTGGAGGTGGAACCGCAGGTCTATCGTGACGGCGATGTCGGCATCAAGCTCAACCTTGAAGTCAGCAACATCACCAAGACGATTTCCAGCAGCAACTCGCAGACGGGTCTCACTTCGCTCGCTTATCAGATCGGCACGCGCAGCGCCTCGACGAGTCTGCGGCTAAGAGACGGCGAGAGTCAGATTCTCGGCGGCCTGATTTCGGATCAGGACCGCACGACGGCCGACAAGGTGCCGGGTCTCGGGCAACTACCCGTGCTCGGACGCCTGTTCTCGGACCACAACGGCGATCACCTGAAGACGGAAATCGTGCTGCAGATTACGCCGCACATCATACGTCCGCAGCTTTCCGCCGATGCGGACACGCAGGAGTTGTGGTCCGGCACCGACGTCAACGTGCACGCCGACCAGCTGCGGCTCGATCCGGTAGGAGCGGAAGGCGCTCCACAGCTGCCGGCTCCGGCGGTGCGGACACCGGGCAACGTCGGCGGCGGCACGACAGGCGCGCCGCGCGAACCGCATGCCGGCGCCGCGGGCTCCGGCACAACCGCGCCGCCGACCGGCGCGTTTGGGCAGTTGCCTCCCGCCCCGCGCACGACGCCGCCGCCCGTGCCATACGGCGGCCGGTTCTCGCCGCAGGCTACCGTGCCCGCAGCGCCCGCTGCACCGCCGGCCCCGGTGCCGGTGCCTGGGGCGGGGCAGAGCGGCGCCGAGGCCGCGCCGGCCGGCGAAGCGAATGCGGCGCCGGCGGCCGCTCAGGCTCAAGCGCCGGCGCCGGCACCCGCTCAAGCACCGGCTCCGCCGTCCGCATTTCCGCAGTCGAACGTCGTGATGCCGCCAGGCGATATACCGAGCGACAACCCGCTTCGTCCGATTCAGAACGGGTACTGA
- a CDS encoding PilN domain-containing protein translates to MIPRLHIDFGRHRALTAPAGVVLLCVASLLLLVSGERLWHAYGENDRVQSEQEAQRHRLFAKSHPLTVQQTPATRLAQSQSLAVLRELTVPWQDLLSIVEDYPDHDVALIGIDQSPAQSQIRITAEAKNFDAMIAYLRYLQASVLLREAVLNDHVIEANVPGTPVRFQITAIWGKS, encoded by the coding sequence ATGATACCCCGCCTTCACATCGATTTTGGGCGGCACCGCGCGCTTACCGCACCTGCGGGCGTCGTGCTGTTGTGCGTCGCCAGCCTGTTGCTGCTCGTGAGCGGCGAACGCCTCTGGCACGCATACGGCGAAAACGACCGCGTGCAATCGGAACAGGAAGCGCAACGCCATCGGCTATTTGCAAAATCGCACCCGCTCACGGTGCAGCAGACGCCGGCCACCAGACTGGCGCAGAGCCAGAGTCTCGCGGTCCTGCGCGAATTGACGGTGCCGTGGCAAGACCTGCTGTCGATCGTCGAGGACTATCCGGATCACGACGTCGCACTTATCGGCATCGATCAGAGCCCTGCGCAAAGCCAGATCCGCATCACCGCGGAAGCGAAGAACTTCGACGCGATGATCGCGTATCTCAGGTATCTGCAGGCCAGCGTGCTGCTGCGTGAAGCAGTGCTCAACGATCACGTCATCGAGGCCAACGTGCCCGGCACGCCGGTGCGCTTCCAGATCACCGCCATCTGGGGAAAATCATGA